A DNA window from Micromonospora sp. NBC_01739 contains the following coding sequences:
- a CDS encoding WxL protein peptidoglycan domain-containing protein, whose product MTRCPSPHLVAATAVLTVLATVLAGGPAAASAPAPTPSATGFTWAVQPSGPSGPTGRSYFVHDAEPGQRIDDRVAITNLSKRAMTFAVYGADAFTTTDGGFALQPASRPATDVGAWTTFAERTYRVPAGEQVILPFQITVPANATPGDHAGGVVASIAQVQSAGDGGQVNLDRRVAARIYLRVAGPVRPGLQVEAMRIGYDNPLNPFGTGPVVVSYRLRNTGNTRLTGTTQVRLTAPFGLRLARTEPVDVPELLPGAAITITKQINGVAPVGRLTAAVAVDPATPDQILPTVRRTVGTWAVPWVWAAVLLTGLGWLLVIRLRSARRRPPTVEK is encoded by the coding sequence ATGACGAGGTGCCCTTCTCCGCACCTGGTCGCCGCGACCGCGGTCCTCACCGTGCTAGCCACCGTCCTGGCCGGCGGCCCGGCCGCCGCGTCGGCACCCGCCCCGACCCCGAGCGCCACCGGCTTCACCTGGGCGGTCCAGCCCTCCGGCCCGTCCGGGCCCACCGGGCGCAGCTACTTCGTCCACGATGCCGAACCCGGCCAGCGCATCGACGACCGGGTCGCCATCACCAACCTGAGCAAACGCGCGATGACCTTCGCGGTGTACGGCGCCGACGCGTTCACCACCACCGACGGCGGGTTCGCCCTGCAACCGGCCAGTCGCCCCGCCACCGACGTGGGCGCCTGGACCACCTTCGCCGAGCGGACCTACCGGGTGCCCGCCGGGGAACAGGTGATCCTGCCGTTCCAGATCACCGTGCCGGCCAACGCCACACCCGGCGACCACGCCGGCGGCGTGGTCGCCTCGATCGCCCAGGTGCAGTCCGCCGGCGACGGGGGACAGGTCAACCTGGACCGGCGGGTCGCGGCCCGGATCTACCTGCGGGTGGCCGGCCCGGTCCGTCCCGGCCTCCAGGTCGAGGCGATGCGGATCGGCTACGACAACCCGCTCAACCCGTTCGGCACCGGCCCGGTCGTGGTCAGCTACCGGTTGCGCAACACCGGTAACACCCGACTGACCGGCACCACCCAGGTACGCCTGACCGCCCCGTTCGGTCTCCGGCTGGCCCGTACCGAACCCGTCGACGTGCCCGAACTGCTGCCCGGCGCGGCGATCACCATCACCAAACAGATCAACGGCGTGGCACCAGTCGGTCGGCTGACCGCCGCCGTGGCCGTCGACCCGGCCACCCCCGACCAGATCCTGCCCACGGTGCGCCGTACCGTCGGCACCTGGGCCGTACCGTGGGTCTGGGCCGCCGTCCTGCTCACCGGTCTCGGCTGGCTGCTGGTCATCCGGCTGCGCTCGGCGCGGCGTCGACCGCCGACGGTCGAGAAGTGA
- a CDS encoding HtaA domain-containing protein translates to MSVPRPGGVRRRSYRWVTAAVLGAAAALTVVTPATAAPTAVTGGSLDWGFKSSFRAYVSTGNGNPPIAVTDGATRNADGTFKFPATGGTYDSATGATTVNYGGTVVFSYPAHFFTITLANPTVVLDGAGGSLLADVDLQASGGGFQPVRIEQAAIATLATTSPTVSGGTASWSNLTTTLTETGATAFSGFFTAGTVLDPASFTLSTGVGGAPAAPSVTVNPSAALDPEGATVTVTGTGFDPEANGGVGFYLAFGPKGENYWTNSRPYKPVKWVHKNASSSAAQVRLPADGSFSTTLDLVPTYIDGNGNSVDCTAIQCYVMTFAAHASSDRSQDTFTPITFGGGPSGAEQEITAEVLQSGPLTLTASGSSVALSAVHPGAFAGGALHAVTVSDLRGTNAGWNVVGQVEEFTSALGGAIAADNLGWTPSASVLADGLVGATGVVNPGAPANPGNGLGSARTLCAAGAGASAGSFQCGADLRLGVPPAAAPGDYTATLTLTLS, encoded by the coding sequence ATGTCCGTACCCAGACCCGGCGGTGTTCGCCGACGGTCGTACCGGTGGGTGACGGCCGCGGTACTCGGTGCCGCCGCCGCACTGACCGTGGTGACCCCGGCCACGGCGGCACCCACCGCTGTCACCGGGGGAAGCCTCGACTGGGGCTTCAAGAGTTCATTCCGCGCGTACGTGTCGACCGGCAACGGCAACCCGCCGATCGCGGTCACCGACGGTGCGACCCGCAACGCCGACGGCACCTTCAAGTTCCCGGCCACCGGCGGCACGTACGACAGTGCCACCGGAGCGACGACGGTGAACTACGGCGGCACGGTGGTTTTCTCGTACCCTGCGCACTTCTTCACCATCACCCTGGCCAACCCGACCGTGGTCCTCGACGGCGCCGGCGGCTCCCTGCTCGCCGACGTCGACCTGCAGGCCAGCGGCGGCGGCTTCCAGCCGGTGCGCATCGAGCAGGCGGCCATCGCCACCCTCGCCACGACCAGCCCGACGGTCTCCGGCGGCACGGCCTCCTGGAGCAACCTCACCACCACGCTCACCGAGACCGGGGCCACCGCGTTCTCCGGCTTCTTCACCGCCGGCACCGTGCTCGACCCGGCGTCGTTCACCCTCAGCACCGGCGTCGGTGGCGCTCCCGCCGCCCCGTCGGTGACGGTGAACCCGTCCGCCGCTCTCGACCCTGAGGGCGCCACCGTCACCGTCACCGGTACCGGGTTCGACCCGGAGGCCAACGGTGGCGTCGGCTTCTACCTGGCCTTCGGGCCCAAGGGTGAGAACTACTGGACGAACTCGCGTCCCTACAAGCCGGTCAAGTGGGTGCACAAGAACGCCTCGTCGTCCGCCGCTCAGGTGCGGCTGCCCGCCGACGGCAGCTTCTCCACCACCCTGGACCTGGTGCCGACCTACATCGACGGCAACGGCAACAGCGTCGACTGCACCGCGATCCAGTGCTACGTGATGACCTTCGCGGCGCACGCCTCCAGCGACCGCAGCCAGGACACCTTCACCCCGATCACCTTCGGCGGTGGCCCGAGCGGCGCCGAGCAGGAGATCACCGCCGAGGTGCTCCAGTCCGGCCCGCTGACGCTGACCGCCTCGGGCAGCAGCGTTGCACTGTCCGCCGTGCACCCCGGCGCCTTCGCCGGCGGCGCACTCCACGCGGTGACGGTCAGCGACCTGCGCGGCACCAACGCCGGCTGGAACGTCGTCGGTCAGGTGGAGGAGTTCACCAGCGCGCTCGGTGGCGCCATCGCCGCCGACAACCTCGGCTGGACGCCGAGCGCGTCCGTGCTCGCCGACGGTCTGGTGGGCGCAACCGGGGTGGTCAACCCCGGTGCCCCGGCCAACCCGGGTAACGGCCTGGGCAGCGCCCGTACGCTGTGCGCCGCCGGGGCCGGGGCCAGCGCCGGCAGCTTCCAGTGCGGTGCCGACCTGCGCCTCGGGGTCCCGCCCGCCGCCGCGCCGGGTGACTACACCGCCACCCTCACCCTGACCCTGTCCTGA